A single region of the Micropterus dolomieu isolate WLL.071019.BEF.003 ecotype Adirondacks linkage group LG18, ASM2129224v1, whole genome shotgun sequence genome encodes:
- the wnt7aa gene encoding wingless-type MMTV integration site family, member 7Aa encodes MSRKTRRWIFHFFLCLGVVYLKIGGLSSVVALGASIICNKIPGLAPRQRTICQSRPDAIIVIGEGVQMGINECQFQFRHGRWNCSALGERTVFGKELRVGSKEAAFTYAIIAAGVAHAVTAACTQGSLSGCGCDKEKQGLYNQEEGWKWGGCSADVHYGLGFSKVFVDAREIKQNARTLMNLHNNEVGRKMLEKGMRLECKCHGVSGSCTTKTCWTTLPKFRQLGYILRDKYNQAVHVEPVRASRNKRPTFLKIKKPHSYRKPMDTELVYIERSPNYCEADPLTGSMGTQGRLCNKTALQPNSCDLMCCGRGYNTHQYSRVWQCNCKFLWCCYVKCNTCSERTEVYTCK; translated from the exons ATGAGTAGGAAGACACGGCGCTGGATTTTCCATTTCTTCCTGTGCCTTGGAGTAGTATATTTGAAAATCGG GGGTCTGTCATCGGTGGTTGCACTTGGAGCGAGCATCATCTGTAATAAAATCCCCGGCTTGGCCCCCCGTCAGAGGACTATCTGTCAGAGCCGACCCGACGCGATCATAGTGATCGGAGAGGGGGTTCAGATGGGGATCAATGAGTGCCAGTTTCAGTTCAGACATGGACGCTGGAACTGCTCGGCCCTGGGAGAGAGGACCGTGTTTGGGAAAGAGCTCAGAGTGG GCAGTAAGGAGGCTGCGTTCACCTACGCTATCATCGCTGCTGGGGTCGCCCATGCAGTCACTGCGGCCTGCACCCAGGGGAGCCTGAGCGGCTGCGGCTGCGACAAGGAGAAACAGGGCCTCTACAACCAGGAGGAGGGCTGGAAGTGGGGTGGCTGCTCTGCAGATGTCCACTACGGCCTGGGGTTCTCTAAGGTGTTTGTGGACGCGCGGGAGATCAAGCAGAATGCCAGGACTCTCATGAATTTACATAACAATGAAGTGGGGCGCAAG ATGCTAGAAAAGGGCATGCGTCTGGAGTGCAAGTGTCACGGTGTGTCGGGATCCTGCACCACCAAGACATGCTGGACGACGCTGCCCAAGTTCCGCCAGCTGGGATACATCCTCAGGGACAAGTACAACCAGGCTGTGCACGTGGAGCCGGTACGGGCCAGCCGCAACAAGCGCCCCACCTTCCTAAAGATCAAGAAACCCCACTCCTACCGCAAACCCATGGACACAGAGCTGGTCTACATCGAGAGGTCGCCCAACTACTGCGAGGCTGACCCTCTGACCGGCAGTATGGGAACACAGGGACGCCTGTGCAACAAAACGGCTCTGCAGCCCAACAGCTGTGACCTGATGTGTTGCGGTCGGGGATATAACACACACCAGTACTCTCGTGTTTGGCAGTGTAACTGCAAGTTCCTGTGGTGCTGCTATGTCAAATGCAACACCTGCAGTGAGAGGACAGAGGTGTATACCTGTAAATAG